The Sphaerisporangium siamense genome includes the window CGTCAAGCTGCTCGGCCTGGCCGTGGACGCCTCGCTCGCCGCGATCGAGAGCGAGGACCCCGCCCGCGAGGACGCCCAGGGGCTCGGCCGCCTGCTCTACACCGCGCTGACCGGCCACTGGCCCGGCGAGGGCGACGTCGGCCTGCCGCCCGCCCCGCTCGACGACGGCAAGGTGTGCACGCCGCGCCAGGTCACGGCCGGTGTGCCCGGGTTCCTGGACGCCATCACCTGCCGTGCGCTGCTGCAGGAGCCGCGCCGGGGCCTGCCCGCGCTCACCACGCCCGCCGAGGTGGCCGAGGCCCTCGCCGAGGTCCCGCGCCCCGCGCCGGTGCCGGTCGCGGCGATGCCGCCGGCCGTCGGGCTCCGCTCGGAGGCCCCCGACGACCTCGACCAGGGCAGGCCGGTGCGTCAGCACGAGCCTTTCCATCCGCCGGCGCAGCCTCCGCCGTCCGGGTCCGGCGGCGTGGCGGGGCGCGTCCTGGTGACCGTGGTGGTCCTCCTGGTGATCGCCGCGGTGGGCATCGGGGCGTGGATGCTCGGCCAGAGCCTCGGCAAACAGACGCCGGAGGCCAAGCCGTCGGTGACGGCCTCCCAGGCCCCCTCGCCGAAGATCGTCTCGGTGAAGCCCGCGAGCGCCACCGGCTTCGACCCCCTCGGGGACGACCTCGCCGAGCATCCCGAGCTGGCCGGCCTCGCGATCGACGGCAAGGCGTCCACCGAGTGGCACACGCTGAGCTATTCCAGCCCTGAGCTCGGGCGCCTGAAGGAGGGGGTCGGCCTGCTGCTGGACATGGGCAAGGCGACGCCCGTGTCGGACGTCGTGGTGTCGCTGGGCGACGCGCCGGGCGCCAGTGTGCAGCTCAAGGTGGGCGACAGCCCCGAGCTGCGGGCGCTGAGAACGGCCGCCAAGCAGGAGAACGTCTCCGGCACGGTGACCCTGACTCCGGAGAAGGCGACCACCGGTCGGTACGTTTTGATCTGGTTTACGCGCCTTCCAGCCTTCGGGCCGAAGTTTCGTGGCACCATCTATGAGGTAGTGGTGAACTCTCCCGGATCGGCCTAACAGGACACGCGTTGTGAACCTTCCCCCCGATAGCCCACCGGCGGCGCAGCAGGCCGCGGGGTCCGCGTCCTCCGACGCCGACCTGCTGACCCGCCATATCGGCGGTGATCCACACGCGTTCAGCGAGATCGTCCGCCGCCACCGAGATCGCATGTGGGCCGTGGCCCTGCGCACTCTCGGTGACCCGGACGAGGCGGCCGATGCCGTGCAGGACGCCTTCGTCTCCGCCTACCGCAAGGCCGACAGCTTCCGCGGCGAGGCGGCCGTCACCACCTGGCTGCACCGCATCGTCGTCAACGCCTGCCTCGACCGCATGCGCCGCAAGTCGATCCGCCCGGTCGCCGACGACGAGCTCGTCGAGGCCGCCGAGCGGGACACCCCGATCCCCGACCACACGGGCGATCGCGACGTGTCCATGGAGGTCACGGCGGCGCTCAAGCTCCTGCCCGCCGACCAGCGCGCCGCGCTGGTGCTGGTCGACATGATGGGCTACTCGGTGGAGGACGCCGCCCAGGTGCTCGGCGTGCCGACCGGCACGATCAAGAGCCGCTGCGCGCGAGGCCGCGCGAAACTTGCCCCGATTCTTTCGCATCTGCGGAACCGTTCCGACCTAACTCGCGTCTCATCCGCGAAGGGAGCAGAACTTCGTGACGGGTGATACGCACTACGACTTCGAGGTCCTGGCCGAACTGGCCG containing:
- the sigM gene encoding RNA polymerase sigma factor SigM, which produces MNLPPDSPPAAQQAAGSASSDADLLTRHIGGDPHAFSEIVRRHRDRMWAVALRTLGDPDEAADAVQDAFVSAYRKADSFRGEAAVTTWLHRIVVNACLDRMRRKSIRPVADDELVEAAERDTPIPDHTGDRDVSMEVTAALKLLPADQRAALVLVDMMGYSVEDAAQVLGVPTGTIKSRCARGRAKLAPILSHLRNRSDLTRVSSAKGAELRDG
- a CDS encoding protein kinase family protein, whose protein sequence is MSAPAVEPGGRLADRFRLEDRVNESGGATLWKAIDEVLARPVCVLTLAQHFERVAEVVTAARGASRLTDPRLTQVFDAAEEDGQAYVVSEWVTGETLTDMVSGGPLAPERAAALVAEAAEAVAHAHQAGLAHLCLTPDRLIWTAGNTVKLLGLAVDASLAAIESEDPAREDAQGLGRLLYTALTGHWPGEGDVGLPPAPLDDGKVCTPRQVTAGVPGFLDAITCRALLQEPRRGLPALTTPAEVAEALAEVPRPAPVPVAAMPPAVGLRSEAPDDLDQGRPVRQHEPFHPPAQPPPSGSGGVAGRVLVTVVVLLVIAAVGIGAWMLGQSLGKQTPEAKPSVTASQAPSPKIVSVKPASATGFDPLGDDLAEHPELAGLAIDGKASTEWHTLSYSSPELGRLKEGVGLLLDMGKATPVSDVVVSLGDAPGASVQLKVGDSPELRALRTAAKQENVSGTVTLTPEKATTGRYVLIWFTRLPAFGPKFRGTIYEVVVNSPGSA